In the genome of Microcoleus vaginatus PCC 9802, the window GCAATAATCGCACTACAGCAACAAAAAGCTACAGCAGCAACGCTATCGAACGGCTGGAATTATGCGATCGATTCCTTCAACGACGGCGTGACAGGGCCCCAAATCGGCGGCGGGGAATTTGAATTTTACGGCATCGCCATCAAAGAAACATCAGATACAGCTTTCATCGCCATCAACTCCAATCTAAGTTTAGCAGGATATGCCGACCCACTAGCTCAAAGAGGCAACATCAACTACGGCGATTTATTCTTCAATTTTTCCGGTCAAAACTTCAATACAGCTAACGCAAACGGCAGCTTGTTTGGTATCCGCTTTGCCGCCGAAAATGACTCCGGCGTGGCGACAACAGGCGCTTACAGAAATGTTACAGCGAAAAACGTCACCCAAACTAACTCTGGCTTTAGCAATTTAAATCAATTCAATACGGTAGTGGCATCTCAAGGCGGAACCCCATCAATGGGCGATTTAGCTGCCACAGACCCCTATTTTCAACAAACAGGAAACTCGACTATTCTCAACTCAATAGCTACGGGTACAAAAGTAGGAGAAATCAATTTTTTAACGCCAGCAACTTTGAGCGTCCTCGGTCTTAATTTCGCTCAATTTAATGCAGTAGGTTCTCAAACAATTGGATTCAGTTTTAATAAATCCTCAATGCCTTCGGGGAACTATATTGCTAACTTTTTGGCCGAGTGCGCTAACGATGCGATCGCTATTCACGGATCGTTTGAGGCTGTACCCGAACCTTCTACTTGGTTTGGTACGTTACTAGGATTGAGCTTTTTAGGTATTGGCGTAGCAAAACGCAAAATTAAGCGCAAGATTTCCTAATTTAGGTAGGGTGTGCATTAAGTACCTTACGAATAGCTGTTATGCACACCTTACGAATAGGCGTAGTGCCTCACAAATTGCAAACAGTAGAGTAGATTATGGAGAGATAAAATGGGCCCAAACATTCCCATCTGGCCCAGCAACTTGATTGACGTAACTGTAGGGATACATCAACTTTCTCCCCTCAGTATCGCTGTAACCAGTGAGTGCATCTCCCCACGGATCTTGCACGATATAACCCTGAGAATTGTAGCCAATTACAGTAAGAATGTGACCGGCCGCAGTAAAATCTCCGGCTAAAACTATTGGCCGCCGATTTAGCAATTCCGATCGCACCTCAGCCCATGTGCGAGTCGTACTAAAACTCGTCTTAAACCCGTAGGCCTGAATCAGCGCCGAAAGCACACTGTGATCCGTTTGAGAACCCTGGCCCGCATAGTCGAAACACCACTGCAACAACTCATCCTCCAATTGTCCGCCCCCCTCAGAACGAAGGCCGTAATAATAAAGCACCATGGCGATCGAAGTTACGTTGCAAGTAGACCAATCAAAACGCGGATTGTCTCGCTGCGAAAAATACGGCACGTTCAATTCCACATTGTTCGGAACCGGATCGAAAATTTTATCTCCCCGCTTGAACTGAACAAAACTAGGAAAAACATAACCTGTATTGCCAAAATTCGGCAGTTCTTCAGTCAGGGAAACTTTCATGTGAGATCCTTCCACACCGTAGCTGTTCACGCCGTAAACTCGACCTAAAGGCAGCGTAGTTTTCTCGGTACTGCTCAGGCTGGCAGCATCTACAGGCCGTTTTTTAAACACAGTTGCTTGCAGGATTGTCATCGTCAAAGCACTGGTGTCATAGGGAACTTCTTTGCCGTCTTTTTTAATTTTAACATCCTGCCAATAAATAAATCCGATATTGCCGAAACCGGGAATAGGTTGGGCGAGAGTTACTCGGAAATGCCCCAAAATGCAGGCATAACCAGTAATGGCATAGGTGCTGCCTAAAGTTATTTGAGCAACTTGATTTGCAGGCAGTTTAGATGAATCTTCTGGTTGAGCTTTAATCTGAGTTGTTTGAATTACCAACAGTTGAGCGCTGACGTTGCTATTCGGTACGTCGGCCAGGTCAAATTTTAGGATTTGAGTACCTTTGGCCAACTGAACGTCGGGTTCGTAAAAATAGCCAAAAGTGCCGATCGGCGAAATTTCTAAATCCACAACCACCTTGAGATGCCCGTCAATAAATCCGTATCTGCTAACGGTCAAAGTTTGACCTGCTTTGACAAGAACTTTTTGCTGATTGTTGAGTTGAGAAGAATCAACAGGAGCTACCTTAAACAAAGTGTCAGAAACTATCTTTAAGGTCAAACCTCGTCCTACAGTTAGCGGATCGGAACTTACGGTAATGTAAATTATTTGGCTGCCAGTAACGTTGCCTTTGCTGTCAGTTGCCCGCAACCTGAGCCACCGAGCTCCAGCTACGCTAAATCCTTTAGACAAATTAACTTGCCAAGTGCTGGCTTCTTGGTTTAGCGTCACGCTTAGGGGCAAGGTATCCTCAGCTATCACCTCAATTTTTGCTGCTTGTTGCCGATCAAAAGTACCCCGAAGGACGATCGGCTGATTTACTAAAACTTCTGACGGCCCTTGATAAGTTAAATTCACAGCGGGATTAAAAGATTTGCCACCGCGGCTGAATTGCACAAAATCGGGATAAATGAAACCCGTATTGCCAAATTGCGGCAAATTCTCGGTCAGCGAGACTTTTATGTGGCTTTGTTCGATCGAGAATCCGGCAATTCCGTAAATCATTCCCGCCGGCAAGGTAATCTTTTCTTGGGGTGGCAGGCTAGCGGCATTTATCGGCCGCTTTTTAAACACAGTCGTTTTGATGATTGTCATCGTAACTGCATTTCTATCATACTCAATTCCCCTGCCGTCTCGCAAAATTTGGACGTGCTGCCAGTACAGAAATCCCGAAGTTCCCAAGTTAGGAACTGCCCGAGCAAAAGCGACTCGAAAATGGTTTTCCACGCAAGCGTAGCCGAGAATATTGAAAGTTTCTCCCGCGTTAAATTGTAATTTCTGAGTTGATCCTAAAGTAGCGGAATCTGTGGGGTTGAGCTTTAACCAGGTCTTTTTTATCACCCATAGTAACTGCATTCCCGGCGGCGGGGTCGGCAACTCGGCGCGATCGAATATGAGAATTTTTGCGCCTTTGGTTATAACTACGTGTTTTTCGTAGAAAAAGCCAGAGGTTCCCACCGGAGGAATTGGATTATTTAGTTGAACATTCAGGTGACCGTCTTCTAACTCGTAGTCCCTAATTTGATAAGTTTTACCTGCTGGTATTTCCGCTTTTTGCAGGTTGTTGAGATTGCTTGCGGGCAGTGTTCCGACTTTGAATGCGGTATCTCTGAGAGTAATTAACGTGAAGAATTGAGCGGGTGACTGAGAAGCAGGATTAACTTTGATGTTAATTGTTTGTTGGCCGATAACTTTGCCGGTCTTATCAGTTGCCCTCACCTGCAGTGTGCGAGTTCCTGCGCTATCGAATCCTTTTTCTAAACTGATGTGCCAAAAGCCTCTAGAGAGATTGATCCCCACATTCAGCGCATTTGAGCCTTCTGCTGCTGAAATCGCTGCCACTAGATTTTTGTCAAAACTGCCAACTAAGACAGTGGCTCTATTAGCCTCAATTTCTCGCGGGCCTAAGTAACTCAAAATAATGTTGTTGGTTGTCATTATATATCCCTCTACCTACTTAGTTATTCAGCTAAAGCAAGGATAACTTCTGATTTTATCAAACACAATGACCCGAACCAGGACAAAATCGCCCCTAGATTCAGCCTACGGGCGGTTAATGCCTTTTCCAGCATAAGTTTTTAATTATTGGCGGGAGTTGCGCCACAAATCTAACTTTAGACGTACCATAAGCACATTAAGCGAATATATGCCTGGTTGAGCAGATTTGTGGTGCAAGTTTTGAGGGAAGGGATTTAGTTCGAGTAGGTTGCTTCCCCCTGTATCCTTGACCCCTCACTTGCTGAGTCAGGACTTACGAAAAAAACCCGGTTCCTACGAGAATATTGCTTATAGCAACGAGGCATCTAGGAAGAAACCGGGTTTTTAGCCGTTTGGTGCATCCAGGAAGGTTAGTGCGATCGGCTAAAATTCGACTAAACTATGGTGACAAGAATATCTTGAGCGTGAGAGTCAACTTTCATGGTTTCGCCCTCATAAACTTGAATGATTTTGCCGGTACCGTCGATGACGAAAGTAACGCGCTTGGCATAATCGCCTTTTTCGACATCGTAAGCTTTGGTAATCGTGCCATCAACATCTGCTAAAAGCTGGAAAGGCAAACCGTATTTCTCTGTAAACTTTTGGTGCGATTCCTCGTTGTCTCGGCTGACACCGAGAATTACAAGATCTTTGCCTTTGTATTCTTCATAAGCTGCTTTGAAGCTTTGGGCTTGTCTTGTGCAACCGGGGGTGTCATCTTTAGGGTAGAAATACAAGATGACGGTTTTACCGGTGAAGTCGGAGAGTGAGACGGTGTTGCCGTTGGTGTCTTTGGCGGTAAATTGAGGGGCAGCGCACCCAACTGGTAATGTCATAGTTTTGTTTCCCTTGGGATTTACCAACCTATTTTAGTTGATTTTGTGCTGCTACCGTCAATCTTTTGAATGTGAAGTTCGGGATTGAGTTTTTCCCAGGGAAATTTTGCGCTTGGAAATAGTTTGCTCGGGTGATTTTTGGCGTTGACTGGCGGGCGATCGCGTGTTATAATATTATAAACGTTTCCTCCTATTGTTATAAAACTTTTGTAATAAACGTAACAAATTTATGAAGCTAGATATTTTTGAATATGTGTATAATAAAGGTTTGCCTGGTGAATGGCGAGTCGAAGAATGTCGATTAAGCAAAACCAATTTAATTGTAGGTAAAAATGCTAGTGGTAAATCAAGAATTGTGAGAGCAATACATACTCTCTCCGAGTTACTATCAGAAAGTGGATCTCTTGCTCCCCAACCCAAAAGCTATGAATGGCGTTTGCTGTTTGATACTGATCTGCATGAAGAAAAAACAGAATATATATTGAAAATAGAGAAAGGTCTTGTAATTAAAGAAAAATTAATTATAGGCAGTGGAAGTGATGAGCCACTTTTAGATAGGGATGAATCAGGCAAAGGTAGTATCTTTGCTAAAGAACTTGAGCAAAATATACGGTTTCAAACTGACCAAACAGAACTCGCAGTCGTTAAGCGTAGAGATTCTATTCAGCATCCATTTTTAGAGAATTTATATCAATGGTCTAACTCCCTAAGATTTTATGAGTTTGGAGAACAGCTAGGTAAAAATACGATGGCTCGTATTCCTTCCACAATGGAATTACTGAAAAATAAAACAGATTTCAAGGATTCTGATTTTGTGGTCGGTATATTTGTGATTGGAAAACAGGAAATAGGCGAGCCGTTTATAAAAGCAATTCTCTCTGACATGAGAGAAATTGGTTATAAATTATCAGACATTGGCACAAAAGTGCCATCTTTAATCAATGCCGATATTTCTGTTGATAGCCTAGCTCTAAATAACTTACCACAATTTTTATATATTCAGGAAGAAGATTTAAGTGATGTTACAGAACAATCAGAAATGTCACAAGGAATGTTTCGAGCCTTATCATTATTTATTCAAATCAATTACTCTTTACTAGCAAGTAAGCCTAGTTGTATTGTGATTGATGATATTGGAGAAGGGTTAGATTATCAACGATCTTGCTCTATAATTAAAATACTAATTAAGAAAGCTGAGACAGGATTAGTTCAACTTATTATGACTACCAATGATGAGTTTATTATGAATGGTACTCCGATAGAATATTGGTCATTAATTGAACGAACTCCTGGTAGTGCCAAGTTACATAATATTTATAATTCACGCGATAAGATTGAGGAGTTTAAGTTTATTGGACTTAATAACTTTGATTTGTTCACCAGTGAGTTTCTGTTACAAAAAGAAGGTGATG includes:
- a CDS encoding PEP-CTERM sorting domain-containing protein, translating into MNSIGKNSIHWTYPVALLFAIIALQQQKATAATLSNGWNYAIDSFNDGVTGPQIGGGEFEFYGIAIKETSDTAFIAINSNLSLAGYADPLAQRGNINYGDLFFNFSGQNFNTANANGSLFGIRFAAENDSGVATTGAYRNVTAKNVTQTNSGFSNLNQFNTVVASQGGTPSMGDLAATDPYFQQTGNSTILNSIATGTKVGEINFLTPATLSVLGLNFAQFNAVGSQTIGFSFNKSSMPSGNYIANFLAECANDAIAIHGSFEAVPEPSTWFGTLLGLSFLGIGVAKRKIKRKIS
- a CDS encoding peptidoglycan-binding protein translates to MTTNNIILSYLGPREIEANRATVLVGSFDKNLVAAISAAEGSNALNVGINLSRGFWHISLEKGFDSAGTRTLQVRATDKTGKVIGQQTINIKVNPASQSPAQFFTLITLRDTAFKVGTLPASNLNNLQKAEIPAGKTYQIRDYELEDGHLNVQLNNPIPPVGTSGFFYEKHVVITKGAKILIFDRAELPTPPPGMQLLWVIKKTWLKLNPTDSATLGSTQKLQFNAGETFNILGYACVENHFRVAFARAVPNLGTSGFLYWQHVQILRDGRGIEYDRNAVTMTIIKTTVFKKRPINAASLPPQEKITLPAGMIYGIAGFSIEQSHIKVSLTENLPQFGNTGFIYPDFVQFSRGGKSFNPAVNLTYQGPSEVLVNQPIVLRGTFDRQQAAKIEVIAEDTLPLSVTLNQEASTWQVNLSKGFSVAGARWLRLRATDSKGNVTGSQIIYITVSSDPLTVGRGLTLKIVSDTLFKVAPVDSSQLNNQQKVLVKAGQTLTVSRYGFIDGHLKVVVDLEISPIGTFGYFYEPDVQLAKGTQILKFDLADVPNSNVSAQLLVIQTTQIKAQPEDSSKLPANQVAQITLGSTYAITGYACILGHFRVTLAQPIPGFGNIGFIYWQDVKIKKDGKEVPYDTSALTMTILQATVFKKRPVDAASLSSTEKTTLPLGRVYGVNSYGVEGSHMKVSLTEELPNFGNTGYVFPSFVQFKRGDKIFDPVPNNVELNVPYFSQRDNPRFDWSTCNVTSIAMVLYYYGLRSEGGGQLEDELLQWCFDYAGQGSQTDHSVLSALIQAYGFKTSFSTTRTWAEVRSELLNRRPIVLAGDFTAAGHILTVIGYNSQGYIVQDPWGDALTGYSDTEGRKLMYPYSYVNQVAGPDGNVWAHFISP
- a CDS encoding peroxiredoxin, which encodes MTLPVGCAAPQFTAKDTNGNTVSLSDFTGKTVILYFYPKDDTPGCTRQAQSFKAAYEEYKGKDLVILGVSRDNEESHQKFTEKYGLPFQLLADVDGTITKAYDVEKGDYAKRVTFVIDGTGKIIQVYEGETMKVDSHAQDILVTIV
- a CDS encoding ATP-binding protein, with the translated sequence MKLDIFEYVYNKGLPGEWRVEECRLSKTNLIVGKNASGKSRIVRAIHTLSELLSESGSLAPQPKSYEWRLLFDTDLHEEKTEYILKIEKGLVIKEKLIIGSGSDEPLLDRDESGKGSIFAKELEQNIRFQTDQTELAVVKRRDSIQHPFLENLYQWSNSLRFYEFGEQLGKNTMARIPSTMELLKNKTDFKDSDFVVGIFVIGKQEIGEPFIKAILSDMREIGYKLSDIGTKVPSLINADISVDSLALNNLPQFLYIQEEDLSDVTEQSEMSQGMFRALSLFIQINYSLLASKPSCIVIDDIGEGLDYQRSCSIIKILIKKAETGLVQLIMTTNDEFIMNGTPIEYWSLIERTPGSAKLHNIYNSRDKIEEFKFIGLNNFDLFTSEFLLQKEGDEEAA